Proteins co-encoded in one Kribbella solani genomic window:
- a CDS encoding GbsR/MarR family transcriptional regulator gives MPEENTIDDDAWEDDPRRVEFVEQFALIRELAGSARMEGRVLGYLMVCNRPYVSSAELARALSASAGSISSTTRRLIDLGFIARHAVPGDRNHYFKVDDDVWGSFLAGERRSLNKQQQIFEQMLAELPEGMPGPAKRLRNARNYFEWLASYHRKMLADWQEYRDKLDKEDGE, from the coding sequence ATGCCGGAAGAAAACACGATCGATGACGATGCGTGGGAGGACGACCCGCGGCGGGTCGAGTTCGTCGAGCAGTTCGCGCTGATCCGGGAGCTGGCCGGGTCGGCGCGAATGGAGGGCCGGGTGCTGGGCTATCTGATGGTGTGCAACCGGCCGTACGTGTCGTCGGCCGAGCTGGCCCGGGCACTGTCCGCGAGCGCCGGGTCGATCTCCAGCACGACCCGGCGGCTGATCGACCTCGGCTTCATCGCGCGGCACGCCGTACCCGGCGACCGCAACCACTACTTCAAGGTCGACGACGACGTCTGGGGCAGTTTCCTGGCCGGCGAGCGGCGCTCGCTGAACAAACAGCAGCAGATCTTCGAGCAGATGCTCGCGGAGCTGCCGGAAGGCATGCCCGGTCCGGCCAAGCGGCTCCGGAACGCGCGCAACTACTTCGAGTGGCTGGCGTCCTACCACCGGAAGATGCTGGCCGACTGGCAGGAGTACCGCGACAAGCTCGACAAGGAGGACGGCGAGTGA